Genomic DNA from Coffea arabica cultivar ET-39 chromosome 7e, Coffea Arabica ET-39 HiFi, whole genome shotgun sequence:
GATTCTCAAGTTAAGGACGAAAAAGATGTATCAGGTTCTAATGTGGAGCCTAACTCTAACACATCACAATCTGTcaaaagaaggagaagaaaaactaaatggttttcattttctaatTCAGATTCAGATTCAGATTCAGAGGGTGATCTCTCGCGGGATGACCTTGTGAAACTTGTGGCGGAGAAGGAAGAACAATTGAAGATCAAGCACGAAGAGTTGCAGAAATTGCAAGATAAAGCTCTTCGTACTTATGCTGACATGCAAAATTCCATGGATAGGACAAAACGTGATGCAGAAAACCTGAAAAAATTTGCCGTTCAGGTTTATAACAACGATATTTAGTTTATCTCACATGCATCAGTGTTATCTTATGCACAGCAAACCTGTTTcaaatcccccccccccctccccaaaaaaaataaaaacacccTTTCTTATGTATGCTGAAAAATTATGTCAAAACATCCTGTATGACTAGCCATAGTACATTAATTTTTAGCTCCACTCAGATGGATCGCTTTTCTGcaaaaaacaaataataatgCAAGACTAGGAAGTCCCAAAAAAATTCTTCAAGCTGGGAAACCAGCCAAGCTGTGTAGACATTGTGTAGAATTCTTGAAGCACAGTTTTTGTATCTAGAAGTACTGATTCTGTTTATTTGGGTATTGTCATAGGATTTTGCCAAGAACTTATTGGATGTTGCAGATAATCTTAGTAGGGCTTCTTTGGCTGTGAAAGACAATTTCTTGAAGATTGATGCATCCAAAGACGCTGTTGGAGCTGTGCCACTTCTAAAAACACTTCTGCAAGGTGTTGAAATGACTGAAAAACAGCTGGCTGAGGTCTGATTTTCTTGCCCTAAGCAATGTACATGTAGTTTCCCTCTTACGTCACCATAGTATGTTATGGATTGGAGTAGTGAATGATTACCATATCACATGATCTATAGAGTGTTAACCTCATTGCCTTATCAGTTAAAAATATATCGATTAATTATCACTTTCAggtattcaaaaaatatggattgCAAAAATATGATCCGGTAGATGAAGAATTTGATCCACATAGGCATAATGCCGTTTTTCAAGTACCAGATCCTTCCAAGCCTCCCAACACTGTTGCAGTTGTTTTGAAGGTAACTTTTATATATCAATTTTGCCCCTTCCATGAATTTAATATGGTTTCATGAACTGCAGGAGGGGAAGTTTGACAATTTTGGTCTGATTTGAAGAATTCTCAATTTAGATATAGATATGAATGTTCGTTTAGACAGATGAACAAGTTATTGTCATATGGTGCCTGACATCATGAGTGCATTTAACCCTCTACATATTTGTTTCGTTTTGGAAATTTATTTTGGTCAATTAGTATTACAGCAGCTATTATTATTAGACTAGGAAGCAGAAGTATCATTGGAGTGATGTTTACTTCCGTAGGTTCCCGTTTTATCTTAACTACTTATGTCGCACGCCTCCTGAAGGAGTGAAGGATGTTATATCTGTATTTG
This window encodes:
- the LOC113690479 gene encoding grpE protein homolog 1, mitochondrial isoform X3 codes for the protein MLVSRIAARSSRTMVTQCRNSLLLLARQEQPFVPIPSSQCHSLIEPRNKVVSGQVALLHRSFLNGSPFQLFGFSSSASPQHNEKDTAQPGAENGSDAAAAGTSTETEVHDKTEASASTDSQVKDEKDVSDSDSEGDLSRDDLVKLVAEKEEQLKIKHEELQKLQDKALRTYADMQNSMDRTKRDAENLKKFAVQDFAKNLLDVADNLSRASLAVKDNFLKIDASKDAVGAVPLLKTLLQGVEMTEKQLAEVFKKYGLQKYDPVDEEFDPHRHNAVFQVPDPSKPPNTVAVVLKAGYTLHDRVIRPAEVGVTRAVENDAEQSSET
- the LOC113690479 gene encoding grpE protein homolog 1, mitochondrial isoform X1, with the translated sequence MLVSRIAARSSRTMVTQCRNSLLLLARQEQPFVPIPSSQCHSLIEPRNKVVSGQVALLHRSFLNGSPFQLFGFSSSASPQHNEKDTAQPGAENGSDAAAAGTSTETEVHDKTEASASTDSQVKDEKDVSGSNVEPNSNTSQSVKRRRRKTKWFSFSNSDSDSDSEGDLSRDDLVKLVAEKEEQLKIKHEELQKLQDKALRTYADMQNSMDRTKRDAENLKKFAVQDFAKNLLDVADNLSRASLAVKDNFLKIDASKDAVGAVPLLKTLLQGVEMTEKQLAEVFKKYGLQKYDPVDEEFDPHRHNAVFQVPDPSKPPNTVAVVLKAGYTLHDRVIRPAEVGVTRAVENDAEQSSET
- the LOC113690479 gene encoding grpE protein homolog 1, mitochondrial isoform X2; protein product: MLVSRIAARSSRTMVTQCRNSLLLLARQEQPFVPIPSSQCHSLIEPRNKVVSGQVALLHRSFLNGSPFQLFGFSSSASPQHNEKDTAQPGAENGSDAAAAGTSTETEVHDKTEASASTDSQVKDEKDVSDSDSDSEGDLSRDDLVKLVAEKEEQLKIKHEELQKLQDKALRTYADMQNSMDRTKRDAENLKKFAVQDFAKNLLDVADNLSRASLAVKDNFLKIDASKDAVGAVPLLKTLLQGVEMTEKQLAEVFKKYGLQKYDPVDEEFDPHRHNAVFQVPDPSKPPNTVAVVLKAGYTLHDRVIRPAEVGVTRAVENDAEQSSET